The proteins below are encoded in one region of Taeniopygia guttata chromosome 15, bTaeGut7.mat, whole genome shotgun sequence:
- the DDX51 gene encoding ATP-dependent RNA helicase DDX51: MALFCIRRYGEEAGQEAEAEGRARVLLQRLQDQARARQQQKQREAPPQGREGPGGAGLSPAGHPGEGKGKRKSESESEEQPGAHRQKKRKTKLEPRSSSEERAGTEEAADGSSPTETKKATRRKSKVQRERTEADSEEDTKQQDNRNNFKNKSNKRRKADEETQGDETEQKESSEKAEGSKTTEEELPLAASGEGANAPSSMTILGDYDAKPVQKVQPFLPQWLAEPKRVQKRIRDNLCPVRNMPGIHPQLLKKLQRNGIDSFFPVQAEVIPAILQSAANGYLLGRGGYRPKDICVSAPTGSGKTLSFVIPIVQVLLDRVVCHVRALVVLPTKELAQQVSKVFNIYTDGTGLKVVLITGQKSFAKEQEMLVEKKVTGYCSLADIVVATPGRLTDHINQTPGFSLTQLRFLVVDEADRMIDDMHQNCLNQIVKAAFQGENYSGSNMLFQRTKPGPLTAASSCSPQIPLQKLLFSATLTQDPEKLQQLDLFQPRLFTSVYSEKNRDGTETEQDTTNKYTLPEGLSQCYVPCDLNSKPLLLLYFMLKMKFTRVLCFTNSREASHRLFLLVQAFGGITVAEFSSRLTPNERKRTMKEFEQGKIQLLISTDATARGIDVKRVNYVINYDAPQFIRTYVHRVGRTARAGEAGVAFSLVLRIQERRFLRMLRDAGIRDIKKHPVKGNSLKPLVQQYEGALCKLEKTVKSERAQKRA, translated from the exons ATGGCGCTGTTCTGCATCCGCAG GTACGGCGAGGAGGCCGGGCAGGAGGCGGAGGCGGAGGGCCGGGCGCGGGTGCTGCTGCAGCGGCTGCAGGACCAGGCCAGGGCCcggcagcagcagaagcagcgAGAGGCGCCGCCGCAGGGAAGGGAAGgcccggggggcgcggggctgAGCCCAGCGGGGCATCCCggagagggaaaggggaagaggaagagtGAGAGTGAGAGTGAGGAGCAGCCCGGTGCGCACAGACAGAAGAAGCGAAAGACAAAACTAGAGCCGCGCAGCTCTTCGGAAGAAAGGGCCGGTACTGAGGAGGCAGCAGatggcagcagccccacagaGACGAAGAAAGCAACTAGAAGGAAATCGAAAGTGCAGCGAGAGAGGACTGAAGCAG ATTCTGAAGAAGACACCAAACAACAGGACAACAGAAACAACTTTAAAAACAAGTCTAATAAAAGGAGGAAAGCAGATGAGGAAACACAAGGAGATgaaacagagcagaaagagaGCAGTGAAAAAGCTGAGGGAAGTAAAACTACAGAGGAGGAGCTGCCCTTAGCAGCCTCAGGGGAAGGGGCAAATGCACCCTCCAGTATGACGATTCTTGGAGACTATGATGCAAAGCCAGTGCAGAAG GTCCAGCCCTTCTTGCCCCAGTGGCTTGCTGAGCCCAAGCGGGTGCAGAAACGCATCAGAGATAATCTGTGTCCAGTCAGAAACATGCCAGGAATCCATCCCCAGCTCTTGAAAAAGCTGCAGAGGAATGGAATAGACTCCTTTTTTCCAG TCCAGGCAGAGGTGATTCCTGCCATTCTCCAGAGTGCAGCCAACGGGTACCTGCTGGGGCGGGGCGGGTACCGCCCCAAGGACATCTGTGTCTCTGCACCCACGGGCAGTGGGAAGACCCTGTCTTTTGTCATACCCATTGTACAG GTTCTGTTAGATCGAGTGGTTTGCCACGTACGAGCTCTGGTTGTTCTGCCCACCAAAGAGCTGGCACAACAG GTGAGTAAAGTGTTCAACATTTACACTGATGGGACAGGTCTGAAGGTCGTTTTGATTACTGGCCAGAAATCTTTTGCAAAGGAGCAGGAAATGCTTGTCGAGAAAAA AGTGACAGGCTACTGCAGCCTGGCTGACATTGTGGTGGCCACACCAGGGAGGCTCACGGATCACATTAACCAGACCCCAGGCTTCAGCCTGACACAGCTTCGCTTCCTG GTTGTGGATGAAGCTGACCGTATGATTGATGACATGCACCAGAACTGTCTGAACCAAATTGTCAAAGCTGCATTCCAAGGAGAAAATTACTCTGGCTCCAACATGCTTTTTCAGAGGACCAAACCAGGGCCTTTAACAGCAGCCAG TTCCTGCTCTCCTCAGATACCCTTAcagaaactgctgttttcaGCCACACTGACCCAGGACCCAGAGAAATTGCAGCAGCTGGATTTATTCCAGCCTCGTCTCTTCACATCTGTGTATTCCGAGAAAAATAGAGATGGAACAGAAACTGAGCAAGATACTACTAATAAATACACACTCCCAGAGGGGCTATCG CAATGTTACGTGCCTTGTGACCTGAATTCCAAGCCTTTGCTCCTCTTGTATTTCATGCTGAAAATGAAATTCACCCGTGTGTTGTGCTTCACCAACTCCAGGGAAGCCTCTCACAG GTTGTTCCTGCTGGTTCAGGCCTTTGGTGGAATCACGGTGGCAGAGTTTTCTTCTCGGTTAACTCCAAATGAGAGAAAGAGAACTATGAAGGAGTTTGAACAAGGAAAAATACAACT ATTAATCAGCACAGATGCCACAGCCCGAGGGATTGATGTTAAAAGAGTGAATTATGTGATCAACTATGATGCACCACAGTTCATCAGGACGTACGTTCACCG AGTTGGAAGAACAGCTCGTGCAGGAGAAGCAGGTGTTGCTTTCAGCTTGGTCCTTAGAATTCAG GAGCGGCGGTTCCTGCGGATGTTGAGGGATGCTGGCATCCGGGATATAAAGAAACACCCAGTCAAGGGCAACTCATTGAAGCCATTGGTGCAGCAATATGAGGGAGCTCTGTGTAAGCTTGAGAAGACAGTCAAG AGCGAGCGAGCGCAGAAACGAGCCTGA
- the LOC100222749 gene encoding glutathione S-transferase theta-1 yields MGLELYLDLLSQPCRALYIFARSNKIPFEFKRVQLAKGQHKTEEFRKVNVLMKVPALRDGSFTLAESIAILLYLVQKFKTPDHWYPSDLQKRARVDEYLSWQHVNIRAKGSKLFLSKVLLPLITGQPLPPEKLQFVTEELNVVLKQFEEKFLQDKPFIAGSEVSLADLVALVELMQPVCAGYDLFEERPKLREWRRRVEEAVGKQLFQEAHEEIMNVKNLTADHFAPELMENFKQQLLKQN; encoded by the exons atggggctggagctgtacctggaCCTGCTCTCGCAGCCCTGCCGGGCGCTCTACATCTTCGCTCGGAGCAACAAGATCCCCTTCGAGTTCAAGCGGGTGCAGCTGGCTAAGg ggcagcacaagacaGAGGAGTTCCGGAAGGTGAATGTCCTGATGAAGGTGCCTGCACTAAGGGATGGCTCTTTCACCTTAGCAGAGAG CATTGCAATCCTCCTGTACCTGGTCCAGAAATTCAAGACTCCTGATCACTGGTACCCATCTGACCTGCAAAAAAGGGCTCGGGTTGATGAGTACCTGTCCTGGCAGCATGTCAACATCCGTGCGAAGGGGAGCAAGTTGTTCTTAAGCAAG gtgctgctgcctctcatCACAGGCcagccacttcctccagagaaACTGCAGTTTGTTACTGAGGAGCTGAATGTTGTCCTGAAGCAGTTTGAGGAAAAGTTCTTGCAGGACAAGCCCTTCATCGCAGGCAGCGAGGTCTCCCTGGCAGACCTCGTAGCACTGGTGGAGCTCATGCAG cctgtgtgtgctgggtACGACCTGTTTGAGGAGAGGCCGAAGTTAAGGGAGTGGCGCAGGCGGGTGGAAGAAGCTGTGGGGAAGCAGCTCTTCCAGGAAGCCCACGAGGAGATCATGAACGTTAAGAACTTGACTGCTGATCATTTTGCACCTGAGTTGATGGAGAATTTCAAGCAGCAGCTCCTAAAGCAGAATTAG